In Necator americanus strain Aroian chromosome IV, whole genome shotgun sequence, the following proteins share a genomic window:
- a CDS encoding hypothetical protein (NECATOR_CHRIV.G13944.T1) — MDLLYNVEQMNETLHKVIAHITPLRCHEICWQSTLMADTGTATFAEDGARECHQIEGTNSTAFLRHMTRYTVCLREFADAEKYNTIQYQSNLQSVEKQGSGYELVVETELQEDSEEGLVTLAALNLGKDNNKVRTKTFRAREKIHIFSSKSSNRTFRLPLAEDSVYAVQYQYTKVKPFHYTTKEHFLVETIPGNSTDVSQPLIEAQFAMENHTTITGGVTQTPTVTLGRGDAYSNHEVVVRVDPQCEDTNISSTWTFGDDERQTNEKMDLTAAICYNYPKASFCDPARNYTTVCSQMLCYSAAVAIEGADYPSNVRCVNVTEHFPVDSVSSPIHVQISVLLLIFSLFFMLV, encoded by the exons aTGGACTTGTTGTACAATGTTGAGCAAATGAACGAAACTCTTCATAAGGTTATCGCTCACATTACTCCGTTGAGATGTCATGA GATTTGTTGGCAGAGTACTTTGATGGCTGATACTGGAACGGCAACGTTCGCGGAAGATGGCGCACGAGAATGTCATCAGATCGAAGGGACAAATTCGACAGCATTTCTGAGGCACATGACACGTTATACGGTATGTTTACGTGAATTTGCCGATGCGGAAAAATACAATACGATACAGTATCAGTCCAATCTGCAGTCG GTGGAAAAACAAGGTTCCGGTtacgaactcgttgtggagaCGGAACTACAGGAAGATTCTGAAGAAGGGCTTGTAACGCTGGCtgctttgaatcttggcaaaGACAACAACAAAGTACGAACGAAAACGTTTAG AGCCAGAGAAAAGATCCATATTTTTAGTAGCAAGTCATCAAATAGAACATTTCGCCTGCCTCTTGCCGAAGATTCCGTCTACGCAGTACAATACCAGTACACAAAAGTAAAACCGTTTCATTACACAACTAAGGAGCATTTTCTTGTCGAGACCATCCCCGGGAACTCCACCGACGTATCGCAACCGTTGATTGAAGCACAGTTTGCGATGGAAAATCACACAACGATAACGGGCGGAGTGACGCAAACACCTACCGTAACGCTCGGTCGAGGTGATGCGTACTCAAATCATGAGGTCGTGGTCCGAGTGGATCCGCAGTGCGAGGACACAAACATCAGCTCAACATGGACGTTCGGCGATGATGAACGacaaacaaatgagaaaatggaTTTGACTGCAGCGATCTGCTACAACTACCCGAAAGCGAGTTTTTGTGATCCCGCACGGAACTATACTACGGTATGCAGCCAGATGTTGTGCTATTCGGCCGCCGTCGCAATCGAAGGCGCCGATTATCCGTCGAACGTTCGTTGCGTCAACGTTACTGAACATTTCCCAGTGGATAGCGTTAGTTCTCCGATTCATGTGCAGATTTCGGTCTTattgctcattttttctttattttttatgttagtttga
- a CDS encoding hypothetical protein (NECATOR_CHRIV.G13944.T2), with protein MDLLYNVEQMNETLHKVIAHITPLRCHEICWQSTLMADTGTATFAEDGARECHQIEGTNSTAFLRHMTRYTVEKQGSGYELVVETELQEDSEEGLVTLAALNLGKDNNKVRTKTFSSKSSNRTFRLPLAEDSVYAVQYQYTKVKPFHYTTKEHFLVETIPGNSTDVSQPLIEAQFAMENHTTITGGVTQTPTVTLGRGDAYSNHEVVVRVDPQCEDTNISSTWTFGDDERQTNEKMDLTAAICYNYPKASFCDPARNYTTVCSQMLCYSAAVAIEGADYPSNVRCVNVTEHFPVDSAN; from the exons aTGGACTTGTTGTACAATGTTGAGCAAATGAACGAAACTCTTCATAAGGTTATCGCTCACATTACTCCGTTGAGATGTCATGA GATTTGTTGGCAGAGTACTTTGATGGCTGATACTGGAACGGCAACGTTCGCGGAAGATGGCGCACGAGAATGTCATCAGATCGAAGGGACAAATTCGACAGCATTTCTGAGGCACATGACACGTTATACG GTGGAAAAACAAGGTTCCGGTtacgaactcgttgtggagaCGGAACTACAGGAAGATTCTGAAGAAGGGCTTGTAACGCTGGCtgctttgaatcttggcaaaGACAACAACAAAGTACGAACGAAAACGTTTAG TAGCAAGTCATCAAATAGAACATTTCGCCTGCCTCTTGCCGAAGATTCCGTCTACGCAGTACAATACCAGTACACAAAAGTAAAACCGTTTCATTACACAACTAAGGAGCATTTTCTTGTCGAGACCATCCCCGGGAACTCCACCGACGTATCGCAACCGTTGATTGAAGCACAGTTTGCGATGGAAAATCACACAACGATAACGGGCGGAGTGACGCAAACACCTACCGTAACGCTCGGTCGAGGTGATGCGTACTCAAATCATGAGGTCGTGGTCCGAGTGGATCCGCAGTGCGAGGACACAAACATCAGCTCAACATGGACGTTCGGCGATGATGAACGacaaacaaatgagaaaatggaTTTGACTGCAGCGATCTGCTACAACTACCCGAAAGCGAGTTTTTGTGATCCCGCACGGAACTATACTACGGTATGCAGCCAGATGTTGTGCTATTCGGCCGCCGTCGCAATCGAAGGCGCCGATTATCCGTCGAACGTTCGTTGCGTCAACGTTACTGAACATTTCCCAGTGGATAGC GCAAACTGA